The following is a genomic window from Clostridium fungisolvens.
AAAGAATGGATTCATGAAGGAAGGGTTACTTAGACAAGCAAGTTTATGGTCTGGCAAGGGCGTGGTAGACCTAGAGATATACGGTTACCTTAAGGAAGACTATGACAGATAATATTTTTATTATGACAGCGATAAGTATGTTTAACTGGCTTAAACCATAATAATATATATAATCCTGATTACGAAGAAAATTGTTGACGTATTTTTTTCGTAATCAGGATTTTTTTATTAAATATATGACAAATTAAATTTGACTCCACCCTTGGGGTGAGGTTTATAATGCAATCAAGGAGGTGCAAGATGGATAATCAAATTAAAATTAGTGAGTTTGTTAAATTGACTAGAAGTACATTAAAAACGGTTTTGTACTATCACAAAATTGGATTACTACCAGAAAAGAAAAACTCCTCAAATGGATATCGGGTGTACGGCGCCGAAGACCTTGAGAAGATGAGAAAAATTAAACATTTAAAAGCTTTAGGGTTAGATTTAAAGCAAATAAAAGAAATCCTAGGAGATAAAAATAATCATAATACGTTAAGTGAAGTTCTGAAATCGCTACAGTTAGAGCTTTTGAATGAAAGAAGAAAGATAGATGTTCAATTATTTGAAATAGAGACATTGTTAAAGAAAGAGGAAGTTCTTAATGGAGAAATCACTTCTCGGTCGGAAATATTTCAAATTGTTATAGATATATTAGAACCTGATCAAGAGAAGAGTAATATGGAAGCAAACCCAGAATTATTTGAACAAAGAAATAAAGTATTTGGTATCTTAGAAGATTTTCAATGGGGGGAAGAACAAAAGAATAATCTTAGGACTATAGCTGAATATTTTAAACTACATCCTGAGGAATATAAAAAGGCTATTGAGTTTGGAAAACGTCTTTCAAAACTGAAAGATATGTCTGAAGATGACCCTGAAGTGGAGGCTTTAGCAAGGG
Proteins encoded in this region:
- a CDS encoding MerR family transcriptional regulator, coding for MDNQIKISEFVKLTRSTLKTVLYYHKIGLLPEKKNSSNGYRVYGAEDLEKMRKIKHLKALGLDLKQIKEILGDKNNHNTLSEVLKSLQLELLNERRKIDVQLFEIETLLKKEEVLNGEITSRSEIFQIVIDILEPDQEKSNMEANPELFEQRNKVFGILEDFQWGEEQKNNLRTIAEYFKLHPEEYKKAIEFGKRLSKLKDMSEDDPEVEALAREGAEFINNAPFLKEMLYNKSGFGETNENLLNEMTKKVLSPAQMKHKELIQKYLNYRP